Proteins from a genomic interval of Shewanella seohaensis:
- a CDS encoding SpoIIAA family protein, whose product MLTIRPSYAEDMLTIVVSGQVTYGDIEALLLPAIEAKLQDHASLRLWYEFSPDFIGITVGALWDDALLSVFHFSDFSRVVMIADMQSLGAMVNTLAFMLPCPVKVFSEHERGLAKAWLDEAKVAEV is encoded by the coding sequence ATGCTAACCATACGTCCAAGCTATGCCGAAGATATGCTGACCATTGTGGTGTCGGGTCAAGTCACCTATGGGGATATCGAAGCCTTACTGCTTCCCGCGATTGAGGCCAAGTTGCAGGATCATGCGAGTCTTCGTTTATGGTACGAGTTCAGCCCCGACTTTATTGGCATTACCGTGGGTGCACTCTGGGATGATGCTTTACTCAGTGTGTTTCATTTTAGTGATTTTTCGCGGGTGGTGATGATTGCTGACATGCAAAGCCTAGGAGCTATGGTCAATACACTGGCTTTTATGTTGCCCTGCCCGGTAAAGGTTTTTAGTGAACATGAGCGCGGGCTGGCGAAAGCTTGGTTAGACGAAGCGAAAGTGGCAGAGGTGTAA
- a CDS encoding DUF3802 family protein: MVTDKDGYMHLIQYLTEHLGLFETPDTQNVSDDTVMELFEEQLSAQIIMVCGQNPSLSFAERNTIIREVDAIVYDLEEILASVANHRATPEQTLFITEFSGLIKNLFDQEIAKIQVHV, encoded by the coding sequence ATGGTCACAGATAAAGACGGTTACATGCATTTGATCCAGTATTTGACTGAGCATCTTGGCTTGTTCGAAACGCCCGATACCCAAAATGTGTCCGACGATACTGTGATGGAGTTGTTCGAAGAGCAATTATCCGCACAGATTATTATGGTCTGCGGTCAAAATCCTTCCCTCTCTTTTGCCGAACGAAACACCATTATCCGTGAGGTCGATGCGATTGTGTACGATCTTGAGGAAATCTTAGCCTCAGTGGCGAATCATAGAGCCACGCCAGAGCAAACGCTGTTTATCACCGAGTTTTCTGGCCTTATCAAGAATTTATTCGATCAAGAAATCGCGAAAATTCAAGTCCATGTGTAA
- a CDS encoding putative ATP-dependent zinc protease — MLQHQSVGRCTTLLLGAIIASLSLAGCGKVSEEVQTPAQSAVSTDTKAIIGQSEKMRLLAAQLDFQARIDTGAANTSLHAIDLQVEGGASDKMQDNIGKTLHFTTENEAGEQRRLAAKILKTTTVNNAQGSEVRYLVELDIGFEGQHRLVAVNLRDRSHMDYKLLIGRNWLAGRYVVDVAEKRLIGPTALIKVKEAGLTFKTRIDTGAVENSLHAIDLKIDDEDPINMDNNIGKWLNFTTENERGEEKRLRARIVDTSLIRNAQGSEVRYMVELTLGEPGHEYPVKVNLKDRSQMSNKLLIGRNWLQGHYLVDVTLDKSSD, encoded by the coding sequence ATGTTACAACATCAGAGTGTCGGTCGCTGCACCACATTATTGCTAGGCGCCATTATCGCAAGTTTGAGCCTTGCAGGTTGCGGTAAAGTCAGTGAAGAGGTGCAAACGCCTGCGCAGAGCGCTGTATCTACTGACACTAAGGCGATTATTGGTCAATCAGAGAAGATGCGCCTATTGGCCGCACAACTGGATTTTCAGGCAAGAATTGATACGGGGGCGGCGAACACCTCATTACATGCCATCGATCTGCAAGTTGAAGGCGGTGCATCCGACAAGATGCAGGATAACATTGGTAAGACACTGCATTTTACCACCGAAAACGAGGCGGGCGAGCAGCGGCGCTTAGCGGCGAAAATCCTAAAGACCACCACAGTGAATAACGCTCAAGGCAGTGAAGTCCGCTATTTGGTCGAGTTAGACATTGGTTTTGAGGGCCAACACCGTCTGGTTGCCGTTAACCTACGTGACCGAAGCCATATGGATTACAAGTTACTGATCGGGCGTAATTGGTTAGCGGGCCGTTATGTTGTCGATGTGGCCGAGAAACGTCTTATTGGCCCGACAGCGTTAATCAAAGTGAAAGAGGCCGGGCTGACCTTTAAAACGCGCATCGATACGGGGGCGGTTGAAAACTCCCTGCATGCGATTGATCTCAAGATTGACGATGAAGATCCTATCAATATGGATAACAACATCGGCAAGTGGCTTAATTTCACTACCGAAAATGAGCGTGGAGAGGAAAAGCGGTTAAGGGCACGGATTGTCGATACTTCGCTTATCCGTAACGCGCAGGGGAGTGAAGTGCGTTATATGGTCGAATTGACCTTAGGCGAACCGGGACATGAGTATCCCGTCAAAGTGAACCTTAAGGACCGCAGTCAAATGTCCAATAAACTTTTAATTGGCCGTAATTGGTTACAGGGCCATTATCTGGTGGATGTGACCCTCGATAAGTCTAGCGACTAG
- a CDS encoding YceI family protein, with amino-acid sequence MKKWIGIAALSTLVSFSCAAQWQVMEQDSRVSFVSVKKGDIAEVHHFKQLNGVLKDNGQFELTIPLMSVATGIDVRDERMQNLLFEVSLYPELKLSSQVDTKMLKDLAVGETKVADIDGKISLHGKQQTKTFSVILTKVSDNKLMVSSFQPIIVNANEFDLVSGVDKLRDIAGLSSISQAVPVSFVLTLTK; translated from the coding sequence ATGAAAAAATGGATAGGAATTGCAGCATTATCGACGCTGGTTAGTTTTAGCTGTGCGGCCCAGTGGCAAGTAATGGAGCAGGACTCTCGAGTCAGCTTCGTGTCGGTAAAAAAGGGTGATATCGCTGAGGTTCATCACTTTAAGCAACTCAATGGTGTCCTTAAGGATAATGGTCAATTTGAATTAACCATTCCCCTGATGAGTGTGGCGACTGGTATCGATGTGCGCGATGAGCGTATGCAAAACCTGTTGTTTGAAGTGTCCTTGTATCCCGAGTTGAAGTTAAGCTCGCAGGTGGATACCAAGATGTTGAAAGATCTAGCCGTCGGTGAGACTAAAGTTGCCGACATCGATGGAAAAATTTCCCTCCATGGAAAGCAACAAACGAAAACTTTTTCGGTAATTTTAACCAAAGTATCTGATAATAAACTGATGGTTAGCAGTTTTCAGCCGATAATAGTCAATGCTAACGAGTTCGATTTGGTCTCGGGTGTGGATAAATTGCGTGATATTGCAGGTTTATCTAGTATTAGCCAAGCCGTTCCTGTGTCGTTTGTACTAACCTTAACAAAGTAA
- the speA gene encoding biosynthetic arginine decarboxylase: MNDWSIDAARAGYNVTHWSQGFYGISDQGEVTVSPDPKNPDHKIGLNELAKDMVKAGVALPVLVRFPQILHHRVNSLCQAFDQAIQKYEYQADYLLVYPIKVNQQKTVVEEILASQASKEVPQLGLEAGSKPELMAVLAMAQKASSVIVCNGYKDNEYIRLALIGEKLGHKVYIVLEKLSELKMVLAESKRLGVKPRLGLRARLAFQGKGKWQASGGEKSKFGLSAAQILTVVDQLKENDMLDSLQLLHFHLGSQIANIRDIRQGVSEAARFYCELRELGASINCFDVGGGLAVDYDGTRSQSNNSMNYGLSEYANNIVNVLTDICNEYEQPMPRIISESGRHLTAHHAVLITDVIGTEAYQVEEIQPPAEESPQLLHNMWQSWTEISGRADQRALIEIYHDSQSDLQEAQSLFALGQLSLAERAWAEQANLRVCHEVQGLLSTKNRYHRPIIDELNEKLADKFFVNFSLFQSLPDAWGIDQVFPVLPLSGLDKAPERRAVMLDITCDSDGIVDQYVDGQGIETTLPVPAWSAESPYLMGFFMVGAYQEILGDMHNLFGDTNSAVVSIEENGMTNIESVLAGDTVADVLRYVNLDAVDFMRTYEELVNQHIAEDERAQILEELQVGLKGYTYLEDFS, translated from the coding sequence ATGAATGATTGGTCTATTGATGCTGCTCGTGCTGGGTACAACGTTACCCACTGGAGCCAAGGGTTTTATGGGATCAGCGACCAAGGTGAGGTGACAGTGTCGCCGGATCCTAAGAATCCTGATCACAAGATTGGCTTAAATGAGCTAGCAAAAGACATGGTTAAAGCAGGGGTCGCTTTACCTGTATTAGTTCGTTTCCCGCAAATTCTGCACCACAGAGTGAACAGTTTGTGCCAAGCATTCGACCAAGCGATACAAAAATATGAGTATCAGGCGGACTATTTGCTGGTTTACCCCATTAAAGTAAACCAACAAAAAACTGTGGTAGAAGAGATCCTTGCGAGCCAAGCATCAAAAGAAGTTCCACAATTAGGCCTAGAAGCCGGCAGTAAGCCAGAATTAATGGCCGTACTGGCCATGGCGCAGAAAGCCAGTTCAGTGATCGTATGTAACGGTTACAAAGATAACGAGTACATTCGTTTAGCCTTAATTGGTGAAAAGTTAGGCCATAAGGTCTACATCGTTTTAGAAAAACTGTCTGAGCTGAAGATGGTGTTGGCCGAGTCTAAGCGCTTAGGAGTGAAACCTCGCTTAGGTCTACGTGCTCGCCTTGCCTTCCAAGGTAAAGGCAAGTGGCAGGCCAGCGGCGGCGAAAAGTCTAAGTTCGGTTTATCTGCGGCGCAGATTTTAACTGTGGTAGATCAGTTAAAAGAAAACGACATGTTGGATTCGCTGCAGTTATTGCACTTCCATTTAGGTTCGCAAATCGCCAACATCCGCGATATTCGTCAAGGTGTGAGCGAAGCGGCGCGTTTCTACTGTGAATTACGTGAGTTAGGCGCCAGCATTAACTGCTTCGACGTCGGCGGTGGTTTAGCGGTGGATTACGACGGCACCCGTAGCCAAAGTAACAACTCAATGAACTATGGTTTAAGCGAATACGCGAACAACATTGTGAACGTGCTTACCGATATCTGTAATGAATACGAACAACCAATGCCACGTATTATTTCAGAATCTGGCCGTCACTTAACGGCGCACCATGCCGTGTTGATCACCGATGTGATTGGTACTGAAGCCTATCAGGTAGAAGAAATCCAGCCGCCAGCGGAGGAGTCGCCACAACTGCTGCACAACATGTGGCAATCTTGGACCGAGATCAGCGGCCGCGCCGATCAACGTGCACTGATTGAGATTTACCACGATAGCCAAAGTGACCTGCAAGAAGCGCAATCGCTATTTGCTTTAGGTCAATTAAGCTTGGCGGAACGTGCCTGGGCTGAGCAAGCTAACCTGCGTGTATGTCACGAAGTTCAAGGTTTGTTAAGCACTAAAAACCGTTACCACAGACCTATTATCGATGAGTTAAACGAAAAGTTAGCCGATAAGTTCTTCGTTAACTTCTCCTTATTCCAATCGTTACCGGATGCTTGGGGTATCGATCAGGTGTTCCCTGTGCTGCCATTGTCTGGTTTAGACAAAGCGCCAGAGCGCCGCGCCGTGATGCTGGACATCACCTGTGACTCTGACGGTATTGTTGACCAATACGTAGATGGCCAAGGGATTGAAACCACGCTGCCCGTTCCGGCTTGGAGCGCTGAAAGTCCTTATCTGATGGGCTTCTTTATGGTTGGTGCTTATCAAGAGATTTTAGGTGATATGCACAACCTGTTTGGTGATACCAACTCTGCGGTGGTGAGCATCGAAGAGAACGGTATGACCAACATTGAGTCGGTCCTTGCCGGTGATACGGTTGCTGACGTACTGCGCTATGTTAACTTAGATGCCGTTGACTTTATGCGTACTTACGAAGAGTTAGTGAATCAGCACATTGCCGAAGACGAACGCGCTCAAATTTTAGAAGAATTACAAGTGGGCCTAAAAGGCTACACTTATTTAGAAGATTTTTCTTAA
- a CDS encoding YaiI/YqxD family protein, with amino-acid sequence MGQYKIWVDADACPNPIKEILFRAAERKSLPLVLVANQMLRVPPSPYISQVRVGSGFDVADQYIVDHVEATHLVITADIPLAAQVIEKGALALNPRGELYTTDNIRQKLTMRDFMEDLRSSGVHTGGPDALSAADKQAFANSLDKWLVRV; translated from the coding sequence GTGGGACAGTATAAGATTTGGGTCGATGCCGATGCCTGCCCAAACCCGATTAAAGAGATTTTATTTCGCGCGGCTGAGCGTAAGTCGCTGCCGCTAGTGCTGGTGGCGAACCAAATGCTGCGGGTGCCACCATCGCCTTATATCAGCCAAGTGCGTGTTGGTTCAGGTTTTGATGTGGCAGATCAATACATTGTCGACCATGTTGAGGCTACGCATTTAGTGATCACCGCCGATATCCCGTTGGCGGCGCAAGTGATTGAAAAGGGCGCGCTGGCGCTTAATCCCCGCGGCGAACTCTACACTACGGACAATATTCGCCAAAAACTGACGATGCGCGATTTTATGGAAGATTTACGTTCATCGGGCGTGCATACCGGTGGCCCTGATGCCTTATCGGCTGCGGATAAACAGGCTTTTGCCAATAGTTTAGATAAGTGGCTGGTGCGAGTTTAA
- the pdxH gene encoding pyridoxamine 5'-phosphate oxidase, translated as MTDLSDIRREYTKGGLRRADLPQNPMQLFELWMTQARDAELSDPTAMCVATVDEHGQPYQRIVLLKRFDDSGFVFFTNLGSRKAQQIAANNKVSLHFPWHPIERQVSILGEAQPLSTAEVLKYFMTRPKDSQIAAWVSQQSSKLSARQVLEGKFFEMKAKFAKGDVPLPSFWGGYLVKPSSIEFWQGGEHRLHDRFLYTRQADEWVIDRLAP; from the coding sequence ATGACAGATCTCAGTGATATTCGCCGCGAATACACCAAAGGCGGTCTAAGACGCGCCGATTTACCCCAAAATCCCATGCAGCTATTCGAGTTATGGATGACGCAAGCTCGCGATGCCGAGCTGAGCGATCCCACGGCGATGTGTGTTGCCACTGTCGATGAGCATGGTCAGCCCTATCAGCGAATTGTGCTATTAAAACGCTTCGATGACTCGGGATTTGTGTTCTTCACTAACCTAGGTAGCCGAAAAGCGCAGCAGATCGCAGCCAATAATAAGGTGAGTCTGCATTTCCCTTGGCATCCGATTGAACGCCAAGTATCGATTCTCGGTGAGGCGCAGCCACTCTCTACCGCCGAAGTGCTGAAATACTTTATGACCCGTCCTAAGGATAGCCAGATAGCCGCTTGGGTGTCACAGCAGTCGAGTAAGCTGAGCGCGCGACAAGTGCTCGAAGGTAAGTTCTTTGAAATGAAAGCCAAATTTGCCAAGGGCGATGTGCCCTTACCGAGTTTTTGGGGCGGCTACTTAGTCAAACCCTCGAGCATCGAGTTTTGGCAGGGCGGGGAGCACAGACTGCACGATCGTTTTCTCTATACTCGCCAAGCGGATGAATGGGTCATTGACCGTTTAGCACCTTAA